Proteins encoded within one genomic window of Fragaria vesca subsp. vesca linkage group LG1, FraVesHawaii_1.0, whole genome shotgun sequence:
- the LOC101314992 gene encoding uncharacterized protein LOC101314992, with amino-acid sequence MALSLSTPTSTLHRFHLLSSCHSNQLFPVSLSLPIPTRTLLLISCCAAAKPHTGPVNKNRSPPSPANNKTKGKKKRKGKDVSISKVEIVDDDFGGEDSDSRSLSYNPTPLPKPPAGFVVDDHGRVLMASSKRIASIVDPTNNFPLECVIRRVFRSSRGDECMLLCPVDTPVQILKSTNIDGWSAVTDEEVEAILPSAAYALAKIHMHLVHSGFCYTARGGFCYSDDDIFDFRTDDGEDVDGLPTEGVEITCFHLDGAHYMIYTPSDPLLFVVVKDNDSLLQIADDDLLEDPAIISAIDEETEFNALVEEEAALLDSLLGKE; translated from the exons ATGGCACTCTCACTCTCCACACCCACTTCCACTCTCCACCGTTTCCACTTGTTGTCTTCTTGTCACTCCAATCAGCTATTCCCAGTCTCACTCTCCCTCCCAATCCCCACCCGCACGCTCCTCCTTATCTCCTGCTGCGCCGCCGCCAAGCCCCACACCGGCCCCGTCAACAAAAACCGCTCGCCTCCCTCCCCCGCCAACAACAAAACCAAGGGAAAGAAAAAGCGTAAGGGGAAGGATGTCAGCATTAGTAAGGTTGAAATTGTTGACGATGATTTCGGGGGTGAGGATTCTGATTCCAGGTCGTTGAGTTATAATCCGACGCCGCTGCCGAAGCCGCCGGCTGGGTTTGTGGTGGATGATCACGGCAGGGTGCTCATGGCTTCCTCTAAGCGAATCGCCTCTATT GTTGATCCTACCAATAATTTCCCATTAGAGTGCGTTATAAGGAGAGTATTCAGAAGCTCACGAGGGGATGAATGTATGCTGCTTTGTCCTGTTGACAC GCCTGTTCAGATATTGAAGAGCACCAATATAGATGGCTGGTCAGCG GTCACTGATGAAGAAGTTGAAGCTATTCTTCCCTCCGCCGCTTATGCCCTTGCTAAGATACACATGCATCTTGTACATAGCGG ATTCTGTTATACAGCAAGAGGAGGATTTTGTTACTCAGATGATGACATATTTGATTTTCGCACAG ATGATGGCGAAGATGTAGATGGCTTACCAACTGAGGGTGTCGAGATTACATGTTTCCATTTA GATGGTGCGCATTACATGATTTATACACCTTCTGACCCACTTCTCTTTGTAGTCGTAAAG GACAATGATAGTCTATTGCAAATTGCTGATGAT GATCTGCTGGAGGACCCTGCTATCATTAGTGCCATAGATGAGGAGACCGAGTTTAACGCATTGGTG GAAGAAGAAGCAGCTCTTCTTGATTCATTGCTAGGAAAAGAGTAG